The nucleotide sequence GCAGCTCCTCGCCGTCGAAACGAATCACGCCCTGGGTCTCCCTGGTGACCAGGGCGTCGACCATCTCCTTGACGGCGCCCTCGAGATAGCCTGCAACCAGGAAATCCAGAAGGTAGCGCAACCGGCGCTGCCGCTCCGCGTCATTGGGCTGTTGCAGGGCCTTGCGCACCCGCTCCACCGTGGCCACGTCGAACAGATGGGCAAACCGTTGGTAGATGGGGCTCAGCTGCAGCTCCGGCTTGAGGCCGGCCCCGTTCTGGTAGTACTCTTCGCTGGTCTCGCCGAGGAACGTCTCGACATCCCCGGACAGCGCCTCCAGAGACGGTTGGCCTTCGTCCAACGCTGCCATGCTCGGCACCGCCCTCCCTAGCGCTACGAGCGGCGGGCCGGGAGTGGCCCTTCGAAGACGGCGCGCCAGTCTTCGGCGACTCCGCCGTCCGGCACGCGCGTGCCCGGCTCCCGCCGGATCCGGCCCCCGAGCGCTGCGACCTTCGTCTCGAGTGCCTCGTACCCTCTGTCGATCATTTCGGCGTTTTCGATGCGCGTCTCGCCTTCGGCGGCGAGCGCCGCCAGGAGCAGCGCCGCCCCACCCCGCAGGTCCGTCGCCTCGACGCGGGCCCCGGTGAGGCGAGGCACGCCCCGGATGATGGCCGTGTCCCTCTCGACCCGGACGTCTGCGCCCATCCGGCGCAGCTCGTCGACGTAGCGAAACCGGTCGAAGATGGTCTCCCGCACCATGCTCGTCCCGTCGGCGATGGTCAGGAGGGCGGCGAAAGGCTGTTGGAGGTCGGTCGGAAAGCCCGGATAGGGCGCCGTCTCCAGATCGACGGCATGAGGGCGCGCCAGACCGGGCGGAGTGGACAGCGCCACCATGTCCGGCGTCTGGCGGATCAGGTAGCCGGCCTCCTTGAGCTTGGCCAGGGGCATGTGCAGGTGCTCGGCGAGCGCCCCGTGGACCTCCACCTCTCCCGCGGTGATGGCCCCGGCGACCAGCCACGTGGCGATCTCGATGCGGTCCGGGATGATGGCGTAACGGCACCCGTGGAGTCCTTCGACGCCCTCGATCCGGACGACGGGAGTCCCCGCCCCCCGGATACGGGCGCCCATGAGGTTGAGCAGCGAGGCGACGTCGACCACTTCGGGCTCGAGCGCGGCGTTTTCCAGCGTCGTCGTGCCCCGGGCGAGCGACGCCGTCATCATCAACTGGATGGTCGTCCCCACGCTGGGCCGGCTCAACTGGATGCTCGTGCCTGCCAATCCAGATGGCGCGAGCGCTCGCATGCTGCCACCCTCGATCTGGATGGCCGCTCCCATCGCTTCGAAGCCGCGCAGATGGTAGTCGACCGGGCGGGAACCGAGCGCACAGCCGCCGGGCAGGGGTACCGTGGCCTCTTTGGCCCTGGCCAGCAAGAGGCCTGCCACGTAGAAGGATGCCCGCATCCGGCGTACCAGCGTGTAGGGGGCCTCCGTCGTGCGAAGCTCTCCGCCGTACACCGTGACTCCCCCGGGCTCCGGCCCGATTTCGACGCGGACGCCCAGGCTGCGCAGCAACTGGATCATGGTCGCCACGTCCGCGTCGGTGGGCACGTGCTCGAGGTGGACGGGCCCACCATCGGCCAGCGCGGCTGCGACCAAAGCGGGCAACGCGCTGTTCTTGGCGCCGCTGGCCGTGAGTTGTCCCGAAAGGCGTACGCCGCCTTCAACGATGAGATCCGTCACGTCCTAATATGATTGGCTCCTTTTCGCCGGATGCCTGCTTGCCGGCCGCGTCCCACCCCAATATTCGGAGCCCGGAGAGGCCGGTCCGGCCGCCGGAGGAAGAGCGGCAGGTGTTGCCAGCAACTTCCTGGATCCGGCGGCCGCCGGTCGCGGCACTCTAGGGTCGTCAGCGGGCGCCCCAATGAATCTGGTACACCCAGTTGTGCCCGTTGTTGTTGTCCCAGTGGTCGGCGGAATCGCGGAAGCAGAACTCGAGGGTACCGAACCCCTTGGCCTCGAGGTGTGCCTCCCAGAGGGGCGTCTGCCCGATCCAGCCGACCTTCTGCATGGGCACGTCGTGCACGTCAGACCAGCGCCCCGGGCCGAACCCGTAGTGCAAGAAGACCTGATCGGCACCGTGGCGGGCCAGCAGTCCGGAGTACCAGATGGTGACGTCCTGGCCGGAGGTTACCGGAGTGGGCTTGACGTAGACGCCGTCGTCCACCTCGCCGAAGGGACGCTCCCGCTCCTCGGCAACGGCCGAAGCCGCTTCATGGCCTTCACCTGCGCCGATCAGGCCGTACTCCTCGTCGCCGGGCCGGCCGGCAGGCGTGGCCTCTCTCGTGGAGGTGCCCGTGAAGGCGCGCCGTAGCGACTGCAGCAGACCGGCCACTCCACCACCTCCCTTCTCTAGGCCTTGCGCTCGCTCCGAGGGTAGAGTGCGCGGCCCGGCCGTCCGCCATGGGGTAAGTCGCAGGGTCCCCGACCATTCGGTAGCCGCCCAGGCAAGGGTGGCACACCGATCCAGCCCGGCCGGTCGTTGCTCGCCCTTGCCTTGACCCACGGCGGGACGGATGCTAGAATGCGTTCGGCTCTTCTCCCCGCTGGGGGATGGTGTAACGGCAACACGCGTGGCTCTGGACCACGTAATCCAGGTTCGAATCCTGGTCCCCCAGCCAATGCGAGGATTTCCGGATCCGGCCACGAGCGGAGGTCGTCCGCCGTGCAATCACGGAGCGCCGCGCTAAACACCCGTGTCCATCCCGCCCGCCCGGTCGTCTTGCTACATGCGTTCCCCCTCCATGCCGGGATGTGGCAACCTCAGATGCAGGCGTTGGCGGAGCGGGGCTTCTCTGCGGTGGCCGTGGATCTGCCCGGCTTCGGCTCGAGCCCGCTCCGGGACGAGCAGGACCTGGACGGCTTCGCCGCGCGGGTGCTGGAGGTGCTGGACGGGCTACAGGTGGAGCGCGCCGCTTTCGTCGGGCTCAGCATGGGCGGTTACGTCCTGTTTCGCTTGTGGCAACAGGCCCCTCACCGCATCGGGGCCCTGGTGCTCGCCGATACCCGGGCCGAGCCGGACAGCCCCGAGGCTCGGGAGCGCCGGTACGCCCAGGCATCCCAGGTGGCGGTCCTCGGGGTGGAGGCCATCCTGGAGGGGTTCGTGGCCGGCGCTCTGGGGCGGGCGACTCTGGATGGCCGGCCCGGAGTGGTCGAGACCGTGAGACGGATCGTGCGGGAGGCGCGGCCGGCCGGGGTCGTCAACGCCCTCCGGGCCATGGCGGTGCGCCCCGACTCGACGCCCCTGCTGCCCCGGATCACCGTACCCACCCTGGTCGTGGCAGGCGAGCAAGACGGCCTCACCCCGCCCGACGTGGCCCACCGCATGGCGGCCGCCGTTCCCGGCGCGAAGCTTTCGGTGATACCGGAAGCAGGACACCTCTCCAATTTGGAAGCGCCCGGCACCTTCAACCGGCAGCTGCTGGACTTCCTGGAAACGAGCGGCTTCTGGAGGGCCTGACCGGACAAGGAGGCCGCGTCCGCCGTCGCTGCAGCGCTCAGGCCACCACCCTGGCCACGAGCTCGCCCGTGCGCTCCGTCGTAAACCCGCCGGCCAGCTCGAGCTGGCGCCGCAGCGCCCGCAGGCTCAGGGTCGCCAGGAGCTGGCGGACCGGCTCCAGGGTCAACCACTCGTCGGGGATGGCGACGTCGAAGCGGGCCTCCTGCAGCGGCACGAAGTCGAGGGCATAGGCGGCGGCCACCGCCGCGGGCACGACGCCGGCGTCGGCCGCGCCTCGAGCCACCTCCCGGGCCACCTCCTGATGGGAGAAGACGACGCGGTCGAGGCCCTGCACGGTTTCACCGGGCACGCCCGCCGCGCGCAGCGCCTCTTCCAGAAGCGCTCGCGCTCCCGCACCCCTTTCCCGGTTGACCACGCGGACCCCGGGCCGTGCCAGATCCGCGGCCCCTCGCAGCCCCTTGGGGTTGCCGGGCCAAACCGCCAGCCCCTCCCTCCAGGTCCCGAGGTGGATGAGCGAGACGGCCCGCCCCGGCAAAGCCCGGCGGACGAACGACACGTTGTACTCGCCCGTCGCCGGGTCCCGCAGATGCACTCCCGCCACGTGCACGAGGCGTTTGGCCAGCATCTCGAGCGCCTGAGTGCTGTTGGCGTGCAGCCACTGTACCCGGAGGCCCGGGTGCCGTCGCTCGGCCTCCCTCGCCCATAGCCCCAGGGCAGGCGAACAGCCTGCGATGACGACCCCGCGCTCCAGGTCCTCCACGTCGCCACCGACCAGGCGCACGGCGACCCGACCCTCGCCGCCCGCCTCCTCTCCCTCCTCGACGAGGCCGTCCACCGGCACGACCTCCGTGCGGAAGGCGCGCTCGCCCCCCAGGGGATAAGCCACCCAGCGCCCTCCTACCCTGGCCAGGCTCACGCGGCCCGAAGCAGGGCGGGCCGGGGGCAGGGCCATGACGGCCTCTACCCGCGGCACTTCGTCCTCGAGCCAGAAGAGATCCTCGACCCCGGCGCCCAGCACTCGGGCGATCCGCATGGCCACGGCCACCGACGGCTGGTAGAGCCCGGCTTCGATGCCTCCGATGGTCTGACGCGTCACCCCGGCCGCCCGGGCCAGCTCCTGCTGGCTGAGGCCCAAGCGGACGCGGGCTTCGCGTACCCCGTTGCGAAGTGGCCTGGAGCCCTTCATCGCGCTGGCGCCTCCCGCGTGTCAAACAGACTTGCGCACGGCGGGTCCATTGTACCGCTCACCGCCTGCGCCTCCCTGCCGGATGCCGTCACCGTCTTGACGCTCCTGGAGGGTCGTGGTAGAGAGAAGGCGGCGCCGACGGGTGCAACCGCCAGAGGAGGACTTCCGTGACGTTACGCAGCCTCATTGCCCGCGAGCTTCACCAGGCCGTCCAACGACTCCTGAGCCAGTCCGGCCTCCGGTGGCCCGATGGCCTCGAGCTCCTCGTCGAGCAACCCGCCCGCGTCGAGCATGGCGACTACACGAGCAACGTGGCGCTTCAGCTCGCCCGCCACCTGCGGAAGCCCCCGATCCAGATCGCTACGCAGCTGGCCGGCGAGTTGCGGGGTTTGCCGATGGCTTCCAGGGTGGAGGCGGCGCCGCCGGGCTTCGTCAACATCTGGCTCGACTGGCGCTGGTGGGCGTCCCACGGCATGACGCGCTGGGATCCGCCCAAAGAGCGCGCCGCCGAGAAGGTCGTGGTCGAGCACACCTCCATCAACCCCAACAAGGCAGCCCACGTCGGGCACCTTCGCAACGCCTGCATCGGAGATACCCTCGCCCGGTTGCTGCGCCGCGTCGGCTACCGGGTGGAAGTGCACAACTACATCGACGACCTGGGCAACCAGGTGGCCGATACGGTCGTGGGGCTCCTGCACGTCCCGGTG is from Limnochorda sp. L945t and encodes:
- a CDS encoding alpha/beta fold hydrolase, whose translation is MQSRSAALNTRVHPARPVVLLHAFPLHAGMWQPQMQALAERGFSAVAVDLPGFGSSPLRDEQDLDGFAARVLEVLDGLQVERAAFVGLSMGGYVLFRLWQQAPHRIGALVLADTRAEPDSPEARERRYAQASQVAVLGVEAILEGFVAGALGRATLDGRPGVVETVRRIVREARPAGVVNALRAMAVRPDSTPLLPRITVPTLVVAGEQDGLTPPDVAHRMAAAVPGAKLSVIPEAGHLSNLEAPGTFNRQLLDFLETSGFWRA
- a CDS encoding carbohydrate-binding protein, encoding MAGLLQSLRRAFTGTSTREATPAGRPGDEEYGLIGAGEGHEAASAVAEERERPFGEVDDGVYVKPTPVTSGQDVTIWYSGLLARHGADQVFLHYGFGPGRWSDVHDVPMQKVGWIGQTPLWEAHLEAKGFGTLEFCFRDSADHWDNNNGHNWVYQIHWGAR
- the murA gene encoding UDP-N-acetylglucosamine 1-carboxyvinyltransferase; protein product: MTDLIVEGGVRLSGQLTASGAKNSALPALVAAALADGGPVHLEHVPTDADVATMIQLLRSLGVRVEIGPEPGGVTVYGGELRTTEAPYTLVRRMRASFYVAGLLLARAKEATVPLPGGCALGSRPVDYHLRGFEAMGAAIQIEGGSMRALAPSGLAGTSIQLSRPSVGTTIQLMMTASLARGTTTLENAALEPEVVDVASLLNLMGARIRGAGTPVVRIEGVEGLHGCRYAIIPDRIEIATWLVAGAITAGEVEVHGALAEHLHMPLAKLKEAGYLIRQTPDMVALSTPPGLARPHAVDLETAPYPGFPTDLQQPFAALLTIADGTSMVRETIFDRFRYVDELRRMGADVRVERDTAIIRGVPRLTGARVEATDLRGGAALLLAALAAEGETRIENAEMIDRGYEALETKVAALGGRIRREPGTRVPDGGVAEDWRAVFEGPLPARRS
- a CDS encoding substrate-binding domain-containing protein; translated protein: MKGSRPLRNGVREARVRLGLSQQELARAAGVTRQTIGGIEAGLYQPSVAVAMRIARVLGAGVEDLFWLEDEVPRVEAVMALPPARPASGRVSLARVGGRWVAYPLGGERAFRTEVVPVDGLVEEGEEAGGEGRVAVRLVGGDVEDLERGVVIAGCSPALGLWAREAERRHPGLRVQWLHANSTQALEMLAKRLVHVAGVHLRDPATGEYNVSFVRRALPGRAVSLIHLGTWREGLAVWPGNPKGLRGAADLARPGVRVVNRERGAGARALLEEALRAAGVPGETVQGLDRVVFSHQEVAREVARGAADAGVVPAAVAAAYALDFVPLQEARFDVAIPDEWLTLEPVRQLLATLSLRALRRQLELAGGFTTERTGELVARVVA